Proteins encoded together in one Formosa sp. Hel3_A1_48 window:
- the clpB gene encoding ATP-dependent chaperone ClpB → MNFDNYTIKSQQALQQAQQIAQQFEHQQIENEHLFIGIQKVDQNALPFLLKKLDLNTNLLEQIIDQEMKRLPKVSGANQMLSKATIKTLNEANLIAKNSGGTFTSIEDIFLAMFKTKNKIAQILKDQGVTQKDIQASIAQLRKGEKVTSKSQEDNYNALEKFAKNLNQLARDNRLDPVIGRDEEIRRILQILSRRTKNNPILVGEPGTGKTAIAEGLAHRIISGDVPENLKEKQVFALDMGALIAGAKYKGEFEERLKSVIKEVTNSAGDVVLFIDEIHTLVGAGGGEGAMDAANILKPALARGELRAIGATTNDEYQKYFEKDKALERRFQKVMVDEPDEESAISILRGIKEKYETHHKVQIKDEAIIGAVKLSTRYISNRFLPDKAIDLMDEAASKLRMEINSKPEELDILDRKVMQLEIEIEAIKREKDKEKLRILSAELANIKEDRNTLEAQWQSEKEKVEKVQIAKSEIEELKIEAERAEREGDYGKVAELRYGKIKEAQEHLKNVQQELSSNQEQALIKEEVTYEDIAEVVAKWTGIPITKMISSEREKLLNLESELHKRVVGQEEAVRAVSDAVRRSRAGLQNPKKPTGSFLFLGTTGVGKTELAKTLAAYLFDDENALTRIDMSEYQERHSVSRLVGAPPGYVGYDEGGQLTEAVRRKPYSVVLLDEIEKAHPDTFNILLQVLDEGRLTDNKGRLADFKNTIIIMTSNIGSEIIQAKFEDSTDSESALETAKIEVMGLLKKIVRPEFLNRIDDTILFSPLNEEHIESIVKLQLKSLSKTLQNQGIVFDSTTDAIKYLGQKGYQPEYGARPVKRVIQKEVLNALSTKILSGQIQSDNVILMDAFDNKLVFRNQKENIPKKM, encoded by the coding sequence ATGAACTTTGACAATTATACAATAAAATCTCAACAAGCACTACAACAAGCGCAGCAAATTGCACAACAATTTGAACATCAACAAATAGAAAACGAACACCTTTTTATAGGAATACAGAAGGTAGATCAAAATGCACTTCCGTTTTTACTTAAAAAACTAGATCTGAACACTAATTTGTTAGAACAAATTATTGACCAAGAAATGAAACGTTTACCAAAGGTAAGCGGGGCTAATCAAATGCTTTCTAAAGCCACTATAAAAACCTTAAACGAAGCAAACTTAATCGCTAAAAATTCTGGAGGTACATTTACTTCAATTGAAGATATTTTCTTAGCAATGTTTAAAACTAAGAACAAAATAGCACAAATATTAAAAGATCAAGGAGTTACACAGAAAGATATACAAGCCAGTATTGCACAACTTCGAAAAGGAGAAAAAGTGACTTCCAAAAGCCAAGAAGATAATTACAATGCTTTGGAGAAATTTGCAAAAAATCTAAATCAATTAGCGCGTGACAATCGATTGGACCCTGTCATTGGTCGCGACGAAGAAATAAGACGTATTCTGCAAATATTATCGAGAAGAACAAAAAACAACCCTATACTCGTCGGTGAACCCGGCACAGGAAAAACAGCGATTGCTGAGGGCTTAGCACATCGAATAATTTCTGGTGATGTTCCTGAAAATTTAAAAGAAAAACAGGTCTTTGCTCTAGACATGGGTGCGCTTATTGCTGGAGCAAAATATAAAGGAGAATTTGAAGAGCGACTCAAATCAGTAATCAAAGAAGTAACAAATAGCGCAGGCGATGTAGTTTTATTTATCGACGAAATTCACACACTTGTGGGCGCAGGTGGCGGAGAAGGAGCTATGGATGCTGCTAATATTTTAAAACCTGCTCTGGCACGTGGAGAACTAAGAGCTATTGGAGCAACCACGAACGATGAATACCAAAAATATTTTGAAAAAGACAAAGCTTTAGAGCGACGATTCCAAAAAGTAATGGTAGATGAGCCTGATGAAGAAAGTGCGATTTCAATTTTACGTGGAATAAAAGAGAAATACGAAACGCACCATAAAGTTCAAATTAAAGACGAGGCCATAATTGGTGCTGTAAAATTATCAACACGTTACATCAGCAATAGATTTTTGCCCGACAAAGCAATTGATTTAATGGATGAAGCCGCCTCAAAACTCCGCATGGAAATTAACTCCAAGCCAGAAGAATTAGATATTTTAGATCGCAAAGTAATGCAGCTAGAAATTGAAATTGAAGCCATAAAACGCGAAAAAGACAAAGAAAAACTTCGTATACTAAGCGCTGAACTAGCTAATATAAAAGAGGACCGTAACACCCTTGAGGCACAGTGGCAAAGCGAAAAAGAAAAAGTAGAAAAAGTGCAAATAGCAAAATCAGAAATTGAAGAATTAAAAATTGAAGCAGAGCGCGCAGAACGAGAAGGCGATTATGGAAAAGTTGCGGAATTGCGCTATGGAAAAATCAAAGAAGCACAAGAGCATTTAAAAAACGTCCAACAAGAACTATCTTCAAACCAAGAACAAGCACTTATAAAAGAAGAAGTTACATACGAAGACATTGCTGAAGTAGTTGCGAAATGGACCGGAATTCCCATCACTAAAATGATCAGTTCTGAACGCGAAAAACTACTCAACTTGGAATCAGAACTACACAAAAGAGTTGTTGGTCAAGAAGAGGCAGTAAGAGCAGTAAGTGATGCTGTGCGCAGAAGTCGTGCAGGCCTTCAAAATCCAAAAAAACCAACTGGATCATTTTTATTTTTAGGAACAACTGGTGTTGGAAAAACCGAGCTTGCTAAAACTTTGGCTGCCTATTTATTTGATGACGAAAATGCATTGACAAGAATTGACATGAGTGAGTACCAAGAACGTCATTCGGTAAGCCGTCTGGTGGGTGCACCACCGGGATATGTAGGTTATGATGAAGGCGGCCAGCTGACCGAAGCAGTGCGAAGAAAACCTTACTCTGTGGTACTTTTAGATGAAATCGAAAAAGCACACCCTGATACGTTCAATATTTTACTGCAAGTCTTGGACGAAGGTCGATTGACTGATAATAAAGGGCGGCTTGCTGATTTTAAAAACACAATCATCATCATGACCTCGAATATCGGGAGTGAAATCATTCAAGCAAAATTTGAAGATTCAACGGATTCCGAATCAGCGCTTGAAACTGCAAAAATTGAAGTCATGGGGCTTTTAAAAAAAATAGTCAGGCCTGAATTTTTGAATCGAATTGACGACACTATTTTATTCAGCCCATTGAACGAAGAACATATTGAATCTATTGTAAAACTTCAACTGAAAAGCCTTTCAAAAACACTGCAAAATCAAGGCATAGTATTTGATTCGACAACAGATGCCATAAAATATTTAGGGCAAAAGGGATACCAGCCAGAGTATGGTGCACGACCTGTAAAACGAGTGATTCAAAAAGAAGTCCTTAATGCATTAAGTACAAAAATACTCTCTGGACAAATTCAATCAGATAATGTTATCTTAATGGATGCTTTTGACAATAAATTGGTTTTTAGAAACCAAAAAGAAAACATTCCTAAGAAAATGTAA
- the smpB gene encoding SsrA-binding protein SmpB → MKKSVNILNKKARFSYDLLDSYTAGIVLSGTEIKSIRASKASIAESFCEFNDHGELFVINMTVQEYDYGNHFNHKPKAQRKLLLNKKELKKLEKEVKNTGLTIVPLKLFINEKGFAKLNIALAKGKKLFDKRESIKDRDNKRNLDRIKKNYKS, encoded by the coding sequence ATGAAAAAGTCTGTTAACATACTCAACAAAAAAGCACGTTTTTCTTACGATCTTCTGGATTCGTACACAGCAGGAATTGTGTTGTCTGGAACTGAAATTAAATCTATTCGTGCCAGCAAGGCTTCAATTGCTGAAAGTTTTTGTGAATTTAATGATCATGGAGAGCTATTTGTTATTAATATGACAGTTCAAGAATATGATTATGGAAATCACTTCAATCACAAGCCAAAGGCTCAGCGCAAACTCCTCTTGAATAAAAAGGAACTTAAAAAGTTAGAAAAAGAAGTCAAAAATACAGGGCTTACCATCGTTCCTTTGAAACTCTTTATCAATGAAAAGGGCTTTGCTAAACTGAATATTGCTTTGGCTAAAGGAAAAAAACTGTTCGATAAGCGAGAAAGCATCAAAGATCGCGACAATAAAAGAAACCTTGATCGAATCAAAAAAAATTATAAATCATAA
- a CDS encoding DUF5686 and carboxypeptidase regulatory-like domain-containing protein, with amino-acid sequence MKNIVISFALLMAHFGQSQIQGTVKDLKGKPLPYVNIFIENTYKGTTSNEDGQYELNISKSSNYVIVFQFLGYKTLTKELKIESLPHRLDVVMEEEIIDLKEVVIDSQENPANRIIRAAIAKRKFYLEKLDAFTADFYSKGVIRIVDAPEKFMGQELGDFDGALDSTRTGILYLSETMSKIKYIKPSLFETVTASKISGNSTGINFNSAMDVDFNLYNNTVSINNDIISPIADYAFNYYNYNLEGEFYDDEGHLIHKINIIPKRENDRVFSGSIFIVEDTWALYGIDIKVNGSQIQIPPADTIRIRQNLTFDETANQWLLRAQTIDFQYSFLGFEGDGSFVANYTNYNLNPEFFEPKNKNEVLVFEKNANKKDDSYWGDKRPVPLTKEESKDYVRRDSIETKRSSKVYLDSIDQKNNRFKILDLLTGYSFDDSYNKKSFSISGPIEGIQFNTVQGFNISLNGNFTKQYNDFKKFISITGGVNYSIETNRLRGSLASRYRFNALNDAVLIAQFGVKTEQFNRSNPISNLHNSISSLLFERNFMKLYDKQFAKIGYGMEVFNGLRFSTNMAYENRKVLFNTTDHTIRPIDGLSYTSNNPLDPSSMGSAPFANHNLLRFDLDIAIRFGEKYMSYPDLKYSFSNSDYPKLYFNYTKGFNSSISAYNFDHLGARLQQEINLKTTGLLNYNILAGTFFDNKTVSFVDYKHFNGNLTHVNTKGNYLSSFKNLGYYDYSTSNDYFEYHIEHDFKGYILGKIPLINKLNYNLLVGLHGIATESQTPYREFNIGLANLGWKKYRFLRIDYVRSYVNGQTDQALMFGLNF; translated from the coding sequence ATGAAAAATATTGTAATCTCGTTTGCTTTATTGATGGCCCATTTTGGACAAAGTCAAATACAAGGAACCGTAAAAGACCTCAAAGGTAAGCCACTCCCCTACGTCAATATTTTTATTGAAAATACCTACAAAGGTACCACCTCAAATGAAGATGGTCAGTATGAGCTAAACATATCAAAATCAAGTAATTATGTCATTGTTTTTCAGTTTTTGGGGTACAAGACCCTTACCAAAGAGCTGAAAATTGAGAGCTTACCACACAGACTGGATGTGGTGATGGAAGAAGAAATTATTGACCTTAAAGAAGTGGTGATCGACAGTCAAGAAAATCCTGCAAACCGCATCATTAGAGCGGCCATCGCAAAACGTAAATTCTACTTAGAAAAGCTAGATGCCTTTACAGCAGATTTTTATTCTAAAGGGGTAATCCGAATTGTTGATGCACCAGAAAAATTTATGGGTCAAGAACTTGGAGATTTCGATGGTGCTTTAGATTCTACTAGGACAGGTATTCTCTATCTGTCTGAAACCATGTCAAAAATCAAATATATAAAACCAAGTCTGTTCGAAACTGTTACGGCATCAAAAATCAGTGGAAACTCAACCGGTATAAATTTTAATTCTGCAATGGATGTAGATTTTAATTTGTACAACAACACGGTCAGTATTAATAATGATATTATTTCACCAATTGCAGATTATGCCTTTAATTATTACAATTACAATCTTGAAGGGGAATTTTACGACGACGAAGGGCATTTAATCCATAAAATAAACATCATCCCAAAACGTGAAAATGACCGCGTATTCTCAGGGAGTATATTTATTGTAGAGGACACTTGGGCTTTGTACGGAATTGATATTAAAGTAAATGGCAGTCAAATACAAATACCGCCTGCAGATACCATTCGTATACGTCAAAACCTAACATTTGACGAAACTGCAAATCAATGGTTGTTACGTGCTCAAACTATTGATTTTCAGTACAGCTTTCTTGGCTTCGAAGGGGATGGCAGTTTTGTTGCAAATTACACCAATTACAATTTAAATCCAGAATTTTTTGAACCAAAAAATAAAAATGAAGTTTTAGTTTTTGAAAAAAACGCCAACAAAAAAGACGATTCCTACTGGGGAGATAAACGCCCTGTCCCCCTCACAAAAGAAGAATCTAAAGATTATGTGCGCCGCGATAGTATTGAAACCAAACGATCTTCTAAAGTTTATCTCGACTCTATAGACCAAAAAAATAATCGATTCAAAATTTTAGACTTATTGACGGGATATAGTTTTGATGATTCTTACAATAAAAAAAGTTTTAGCATTTCTGGTCCAATTGAAGGAATACAGTTCAATACTGTTCAAGGATTTAATATTTCTCTGAATGGGAATTTTACAAAACAATATAACGACTTCAAAAAGTTTATTTCGATAACCGGTGGAGTTAATTACAGTATTGAAACAAATCGATTGCGTGGGAGTTTAGCCAGCCGCTACAGATTTAATGCCCTGAACGATGCTGTATTGATAGCTCAGTTTGGAGTGAAAACCGAGCAGTTTAATCGATCGAATCCAATATCAAATCTTCATAACAGCATCAGTAGTCTTCTGTTTGAACGTAATTTTATGAAATTATACGACAAACAATTTGCTAAAATTGGCTACGGAATGGAAGTGTTCAACGGCTTAAGATTCAGTACTAATATGGCTTATGAGAACCGAAAGGTACTATTCAATACTACCGACCATACCATCAGGCCTATCGATGGCCTAAGCTATACCAGCAACAACCCCCTCGACCCAAGTAGTATGGGCTCAGCACCATTTGCAAATCACAATTTGCTTCGATTTGATTTAGATATTGCTATTCGCTTCGGAGAAAAGTACATGTCCTATCCAGACCTTAAATACTCTTTCAGTAACTCGGATTACCCAAAACTTTATTTCAATTACACTAAAGGATTCAATTCAAGTATATCTGCATATAACTTCGATCACCTTGGTGCTCGACTGCAGCAAGAGATTAACCTAAAAACCACGGGGCTACTCAATTACAATATTCTCGCAGGAACATTTTTTGATAATAAAACAGTATCATTTGTTGACTACAAACACTTTAATGGTAACCTCACACATGTGAATACAAAAGGGAATTATTTGTCTAGTTTTAAAAACTTAGGCTACTACGATTACAGCACATCAAATGATTATTTTGAATATCATATTGAACACGATTTCAAAGGGTACATTTTAGGAAAAATTCCTTTAATTAATAAACTCAATTATAATTTATTAGTAGGTCTTCACGGGATTGCTACTGAAAGCCAAACACCATACAGAGAATTCAATATTGGTTTAGCTAATTTAGGATGGAAAAAATACCGTTTTTTACGCATCGATTACGTCCGATCTTATGTAAATGGGCAAACCGATCAAGCTTTAATGTTTGGATTAAATTTCTAG
- a CDS encoding protein-L-isoaspartate(D-aspartate) O-methyltransferase yields the protein MIDSFKHKGLRQKLVDVLVEKGISNEAVLDAIGKVPRHLFMDSSFLDHAYQDKAFPIAANQTISQPYTVAFQTELLEVEPKHKVLEIGTGSGYQAAVLCLLGVELYSIERQSELFKKASIFLPKIGYVAKRLIFGDGYQGLEEEAPFDRILVTAGAPFVPKALLAQLKVGGRLVIPVGEKEQIMTLYVRTSTKAFEKQEFGQFKFVPMLEDKS from the coding sequence TTGATAGATTCATTTAAGCACAAAGGCTTACGGCAAAAATTAGTCGATGTATTGGTTGAAAAAGGCATTAGTAATGAGGCCGTTTTGGATGCGATTGGTAAAGTACCTCGCCATTTGTTTATGGACTCAAGTTTTTTGGATCATGCCTACCAAGACAAGGCATTTCCAATAGCAGCCAATCAAACCATCTCTCAGCCTTACACGGTAGCTTTTCAAACCGAATTATTGGAAGTTGAGCCTAAACACAAGGTTTTGGAGATAGGTACCGGTAGTGGTTATCAAGCTGCTGTCCTGTGTTTGCTAGGAGTTGAGCTTTACAGCATAGAGCGTCAGTCTGAATTATTTAAAAAAGCAAGTATTTTTTTACCCAAGATTGGCTACGTGGCCAAGCGTCTCATTTTTGGAGATGGGTATCAAGGCCTTGAAGAAGAGGCCCCCTTTGATCGAATTTTAGTAACTGCCGGCGCTCCTTTTGTTCCAAAAGCACTATTGGCTCAACTTAAGGTTGGAGGTCGTTTGGTGATTCCAGTAGGCGAAAAAGAACAAATCATGACTCTTTATGTACGTACAAGTACAAAGGCTTTTGAGAAACAAGAGTTTGGGCAATTTAAATTTGTACCCATGCTAGAGGATAAATCCTAG
- a CDS encoding Gfo/Idh/MocA family protein encodes MLKVGVLGAGHLGRIHLKLLQQSEKYELVGFYDPDIANGQRVAEEFKYRYFDQLDALMDAVDVVDIVTPTLSHYNCAIKAITKGKHIFIEKPITNTIEEAEHIRLLVSENNLRGQVGHVERFNPAFKAIKSEIKNPMFIETHRLAEFNPRGTDVPVVLDLMIHDIDIILSVVKSPVLSVHASGVSVISETPDIANARIEFENGCVANLTASRISLKNMRKSRFFQKDAYISVDFLDKKVEVVKMKDAPEHPGDFDMVLQNAEGKSKQIYFKNPEITPNNAILDELETFADAIEGNTKPIVTLRDGTDALKLAHRIIDCF; translated from the coding sequence ATGCTAAAAGTAGGTGTTTTAGGCGCTGGCCATTTGGGTAGAATTCATTTGAAATTACTTCAACAATCTGAAAAGTACGAATTGGTTGGCTTTTATGATCCTGATATCGCCAATGGACAAAGAGTAGCAGAAGAATTTAAGTATCGTTACTTTGATCAACTGGATGCGCTTATGGATGCGGTTGATGTAGTCGATATTGTGACCCCTACCCTCTCACATTACAATTGTGCGATAAAAGCCATAACCAAGGGCAAGCATATTTTTATAGAAAAACCAATTACCAATACCATCGAAGAAGCGGAACACATTCGCTTGTTGGTTTCGGAGAACAATCTGCGCGGACAAGTAGGACATGTCGAACGATTCAACCCTGCTTTTAAAGCAATAAAATCAGAAATCAAAAATCCGATGTTTATAGAAACACATCGTTTAGCTGAATTTAACCCTAGGGGAACTGATGTCCCTGTAGTGCTCGATTTAATGATTCACGATATTGATATCATTCTTAGTGTTGTTAAGTCCCCAGTCCTTTCTGTGCATGCCAGTGGGGTCTCAGTTATCAGTGAAACTCCCGATATTGCCAATGCGCGCATAGAATTTGAAAATGGGTGTGTAGCCAACTTAACAGCGAGTCGTATCTCTTTAAAAAACATGAGAAAAAGCCGATTTTTTCAAAAAGACGCTTATATAAGCGTTGATTTTTTGGACAAAAAAGTAGAAGTTGTAAAAATGAAAGATGCTCCAGAACACCCAGGAGATTTTGATATGGTGTTGCAAAATGCCGAAGGCAAAAGCAAACAAATTTATTTTAAAAACCCCGAAATAACACCCAATAATGCCATCTTAGATGAATTGGAGACTTTTGCTGATGCGATTGAAGGCAACACTAAACCAATTGTGACTCTACGCGATGGGACGGATGCACTCAAATTAGCGCATCGAATTATAGATTGTTTTTAA
- a CDS encoding 3-hydroxyacyl-CoA dehydrogenase family protein, protein MKNIAVIGAGTMGNGIAHTFAQSGYKVQLIDVNKTALTHAAQTISKNLDRMIQKEIITEALKKETLNNITMFTDISEGVEYASLVVEAATENEALKLEIFKTLNIACPDDTILATNTSSISITKIAAATTRPGQVIGMHFMNPVPVMPLVEIINGYNTDKAVTDFIVQLAKEIGKTAIRVNDYPGFIANRILMPMINEAIEALQSGVSGVLEIDGIMKLGMAHPMGPLELADFIGLDVCMSILEVMHDGFKNPKYAPNPLLVNMVRAGKLGKKTGEGFYNYTDERKAVVPAARFL, encoded by the coding sequence ATGAAGAATATAGCAGTTATAGGAGCTGGAACTATGGGTAATGGAATTGCACATACCTTTGCACAGTCTGGATACAAAGTACAATTAATAGATGTCAACAAGACAGCGCTAACACATGCTGCGCAAACTATTTCTAAAAATTTGGATCGAATGATTCAAAAAGAAATCATTACAGAAGCTTTAAAAAAAGAGACGCTCAACAATATCACAATGTTTACAGACATTAGCGAAGGAGTTGAATATGCCAGTTTGGTGGTTGAAGCGGCCACGGAAAACGAGGCACTTAAATTAGAAATTTTCAAAACATTGAATATAGCTTGTCCTGATGACACTATTTTGGCAACAAACACCTCCTCTATTTCAATAACGAAAATTGCAGCTGCAACTACGCGCCCTGGTCAAGTGATTGGTATGCATTTTATGAACCCTGTACCAGTAATGCCTTTAGTAGAAATTATAAACGGTTACAATACCGATAAAGCGGTTACTGATTTCATCGTACAACTCGCCAAAGAGATAGGTAAAACAGCGATACGAGTCAATGACTACCCAGGATTTATTGCCAATCGAATTCTTATGCCAATGATCAACGAAGCAATTGAAGCCTTACAAAGCGGCGTGAGCGGTGTACTTGAAATTGATGGAATCATGAAACTTGGAATGGCCCACCCAATGGGGCCATTAGAATTGGCAGATTTTATTGGATTAGACGTATGTATGTCAATTTTAGAGGTCATGCATGACGGTTTTAAGAATCCAAAATACGCACCTAACCCTCTTCTTGTCAATATGGTAAGAGCGGGTAAACTTGGTAAAAAAACTGGAGAAGGGTTTTATAACTATACTGATGAAAGAAAAGCAGTTGTTCCTGCTGCTCGTTTTCTATAA
- a CDS encoding DUF1015 domain-containing protein produces MAHIKPFCAIRPNPKIELQFCSKPFQLYSKKELKSTLENCPNSFLQIIKSNINKTTKNSNKKRFEDVKTAYQNFKDKNLLQKDQDKGFYIQEIKINAHKFTGITAVASVEDYKNGRIKRHENTLESRETIFKNYLKTTRFNAEPVLLTYKNTAALSEVIKDVKKYPETSVLKFSENETLKLWQVTNKELIDQIIKGFENTDALYIADGHHRSASSVMLSEEEPKKAETNYFMAFLIPEHELIVQEYNRVVTDLNGLSVSSFLKKIKLNFDSTPHKTYAGSKKGKGFCMYLDGQFYSLSLRKEFVKLQAPLHQLDSYVLQEHILKPILGIENVRTDSRLQYAHKSDQMKWIKKQIDNKTYAVGFGLNPVLIDQLKSIADNSLVMPPKSTYIYPKLRSGTTIYEF; encoded by the coding sequence ATGGCACACATAAAACCTTTTTGTGCAATTCGTCCGAATCCAAAAATAGAACTGCAATTCTGCAGTAAGCCCTTTCAGCTCTACAGCAAAAAAGAACTTAAATCAACTCTTGAAAATTGTCCTAATTCTTTCCTACAAATCATCAAATCCAATATAAATAAAACCACTAAAAATTCGAATAAAAAGCGTTTTGAGGATGTCAAGACAGCATATCAAAATTTTAAGGATAAAAACCTTTTACAAAAAGATCAAGACAAAGGATTTTATATACAAGAAATCAAAATAAATGCACACAAATTTACTGGAATAACAGCTGTAGCGAGTGTTGAGGATTATAAGAATGGACGCATAAAAAGGCATGAAAACACCTTGGAAAGCAGGGAGACGATTTTCAAAAATTACCTAAAGACGACACGGTTCAATGCCGAGCCGGTCTTATTGACCTACAAAAATACAGCGGCTCTGTCAGAGGTGATTAAGGACGTCAAAAAATACCCAGAAACAAGTGTTTTAAAGTTTTCAGAAAACGAAACATTAAAGCTGTGGCAAGTGACAAATAAAGAACTAATAGATCAAATAATCAAGGGCTTTGAAAATACTGATGCACTCTATATCGCAGATGGGCATCACCGTTCAGCGTCTTCTGTTATGCTCTCTGAAGAAGAGCCTAAGAAAGCGGAAACAAACTATTTTATGGCATTTCTTATTCCAGAACACGAACTGATTGTTCAGGAATACAACAGAGTTGTAACCGACCTAAACGGTCTTTCGGTTAGCAGCTTTTTGAAAAAAATTAAACTTAATTTTGATAGTACGCCCCACAAGACCTATGCAGGCTCTAAAAAAGGAAAAGGGTTCTGTATGTACCTAGACGGCCAATTTTATTCATTATCTTTGCGTAAAGAGTTCGTAAAACTCCAAGCACCTCTTCACCAACTTGATTCTTATGTGTTGCAAGAACATATTTTGAAACCCATTTTGGGAATAGAGAATGTACGAACTGATAGTCGACTCCAGTACGCACACAAAAGTGACCAAATGAAATGGATAAAAAAACAAATAGACAACAAAACGTACGCCGTTGGTTTTGGCTTAAATCCTGTACTGATTGACCAACTTAAATCCATTGCAGACAATAGTCTAGTAATGCCCCCAAAAAGCACCTATATATATCCAAAATTAAGAAGTGGGACGACCATTTATGAATTTTAA
- a CDS encoding YggS family pyridoxal phosphate-dependent enzyme codes for MSIKKQLQELKSVLPKQVTLVAVSKTKPVQDLMKAYDVGQRIFGENKVQEMVEKYQQMPKDIQWHMIGHVQRNKVKYMAPFVDLIHGVDSLKLLSEINKQALKNNRCINGLLQIKIAAEDSKFGMTKNDAIQLMKSSEFKNLKNIKIKGVMGMATFTDDQNKIRKEFETLKSTFSELKSIQDSMHIISMGMSGDYPLAIECGSTMIRVGSYIFGARNYQ; via the coding sequence ATGAGTATTAAAAAACAACTTCAAGAACTAAAATCAGTATTGCCAAAGCAGGTGACTTTGGTAGCAGTATCAAAAACAAAACCCGTGCAAGATTTGATGAAAGCATATGACGTTGGACAACGGATTTTTGGGGAAAATAAAGTTCAAGAAATGGTTGAAAAATACCAGCAAATGCCCAAAGACATACAGTGGCATATGATCGGACATGTGCAACGCAATAAAGTAAAGTACATGGCTCCTTTTGTTGATTTGATTCATGGAGTAGACAGTCTAAAATTGTTGTCCGAAATCAATAAACAAGCGCTAAAAAATAATCGATGTATTAACGGTTTGTTACAAATCAAAATTGCTGCTGAAGATTCCAAATTTGGAATGACAAAAAATGATGCAATACAGCTGATGAAATCATCAGAGTTTAAGAATTTAAAAAATATTAAAATTAAAGGAGTCATGGGAATGGCTACTTTCACAGATGACCAAAATAAAATCCGCAAAGAATTTGAAACTCTAAAATCAACATTTAGTGAGCTAAAAAGTATCCAAGACTCAATGCATATTATATCGATGGGGATGAGTGGAGATTATCCACTTGCCATAGAATGTGGCAGTACAATGATTCGTGTGGGTAGTTACATTTTTGGTGCTAGAAATTATCAATAA